The Salvelinus fontinalis isolate EN_2023a chromosome 24, ASM2944872v1, whole genome shotgun sequence genome has a segment encoding these proteins:
- the LOC129822451 gene encoding uncharacterized protein LOC129822451, producing the protein MSESSSGVNTSSGSFPKSHSSQYSEISITHTPLSVDQSPDSGIVKTPLPSSRFRFVSWQRLEESDVKGDQLSCPRVREGPSVEDLFLRKDDIPLEWGRRKRREEEGQRWEERLQENWENCVELNLSYQDLGDPFQQENFRRILRRLIRVERLQLINNSLTDLSSICLPRCRSLNLHCNHLTCIRQLPKLPAVEHLCLSENGISTLRGLGALGTSTLHSLTLRSNPVNYIQDYRARVFSCLPKLRVLDGIPKLPEDSMPPGLQLPAATRMCNVL; encoded by the exons ATGTCAGAAAG ttcctcaggtgtgaACACAAGCAGTGGCAGTTTTCCCAAATCCCACTCCTCCCAGTATTCTGAaatcagcatcacacacacacccctctccgtGGACCAGAGTCCAGATTCCGGAATCGTCAAAACCCCT CTGCCGTCCAGCCGGTTCAGGTTCGTGTCGTGGCAGCGGCTTGAGGAGAGTGATGTCAAAGGAGACCAGCTCTCCTGTCCCAGGGTCAGAGAAG GGCCGTCAGTGGAGGACCTCTTTCTGAGAAAGGACGACATCCCCTTGGaatgggggaggaggaagaggagagaggaggaagggcagAGGTGGGAGGAGAGGCTTCAAGAGAACTGGGAGAATTGTGTG GAGCTGAATCTGTCCTATCAGGACTTGGGAGATCCGTTCCAGCAGGAAAACTTCCGTCGGATCCTGAGGAGGCTGATCCGAGTGGAGAGACTCCAGCTGATCAATAACTCCCTCACAGACCTGAGTTCTATATGCCTGCCAAG GTGCCGAAGCCTGAATCTGCATTGTAACCACCTGACATGTATACGTCAGCTGCCAAAGCTCCCGGCCGTGGAGCACCTGTGTCTCTCTGAGAACGGCATCTCAACACTGAGGGGACTGGGGGCTCTGGGAACCAGCACACTCCACTCCCTCACACTCAGATCTAACCCTGTCAACTACATACAGGACTACCGTGCACG tgTGTTCTCTTGTTTGCCAAAACTAAGAGTTCTGGATGGAATCCCCAAGCTGCCAGAAGATTCCATGCCTCCTGGACTCCAACTCCCAGCAGCCACCAGAATGTGTAACGTTCTGTGA